Proteins from a genomic interval of Vanacampus margaritifer isolate UIUO_Vmar chromosome 4, RoL_Vmar_1.0, whole genome shotgun sequence:
- the LOC144050420 gene encoding uncharacterized protein LOC144050420, protein MTTPYLLGIFLGLWAIVYSTQVNSVTQIPIKSEEDVLREAVTDGFLVEQFLPPSLRSESLQENSTTQQSNQTSSGREDSRNQTLLEIIDGSTLGDKLFQPRDEGYSTTSERTLSSSNSSTTLNPHSDRTSNATPPSDITEPSVPSKTDESESFYSGSGSSEILDQYTTPQTTMTSTGGDGATSSFIKTGHEDGDEDSGSGSGFGMPKDKGKAKIFEFPPVQGGEFYQVPQSNDSAETEQHKGHETPDWIIILGFVVGVAALLMLCLAIATRDKWNVGPRQSSSPQTKVDSSQQQKAENEAFLRKNTPKENGKAVEYTVIPLDDLPEN, encoded by the exons ATGACGACTCCTTATCTTTTGGGGATTTTTCTTGGACTTTGGGCCATCGTTTATTCCACTCAGGTCAATT CTGTGACCCAAATTCCCATTAAAAGTGAGGAAGACGTGCTCAGAGAGGCTGTGACGGATGGCTTTCTTGTTGAACAATTTCTCCCCCCGTCACTCAGATCCGAATCACTTCAAGAAAACTCGACCACTCAACAGTCCAACCAAACATCCTCTGGCAGAGAAGATAGTCGTAATCAAACCCTGTTGGAGATCATTGACGGAAGCACATTAGGTGACAAGCTCTTCCAGCCCAGGGATGAAGGTTATTCAACCACAAGTGAAAGAACATTGTCAAGTTCAAACTCATCTACCACCTTAAATCCTCACTCTGACAGGACCTCAAACGCAACACCGCCAAGTGACATCACAGAGCCCAGTGTGCCCTCTAAAACGGATGAATCTGAGAGTTTTTACTCAGGGTCTGGAAGTAGTGAGATCCTAGACCAGTATACTACTCCACAAACCACTATGACCTCCACTGGAGGTGACGGGGCAacatcatctttcatcaaaactGGACATGAAGACGGAGATGAAGATTCGGGGTCAGGATCAGGATTTGGAATGCCAAAGGACAAAGGAAAAGCCAAAATCTTTGAATTTCCACCTGTCCAAG GTGGTGAATTTTACCAAGTACCACAGTCTAATGATTCTGCTGAAACAGAGCAACACAAAGGGCATGAAACACCAG ATTGGATCATCATCTTGGGTTTTGTTGTTGGGGTTGCGGCCCTGTTGATGCTTTGTCTTGCTATCGCTACCAGAGACAA atggaaTGTGGGTCCGAGGCAATCATCAAGTCCACAAACAAAAGTTGACTCCTCACAGCAGCAGAAGGCAGAGAACGAAGCATTCCTGCGGAAAAATACACCCAAAGAAAACGGAAAGGCGGTGGAGTATACGGTTATCCCGTTGGATGATCTTCCAGAGAACTAG